From Desulfobacterales bacterium, the proteins below share one genomic window:
- a CDS encoding DEAD/DEAH box helicase family protein has translation MAAKKKNKKPQVPFTYKLVLNQWLFSLFGMPSSDGFYTWNGKKLPLLEAFKEKFQIGENSPAGLDENNIHRFYKALTNQAEPRPALPDDLLLEYDQNIVRHTRRLNERRLARGEDAIAWKYFQYLSLLFTEIYLDRYFADPNALLAAFNEQIRYYNQDKPEADQVALLDPEGDVNGQLNKLAFWSATGSGKTLIMHANILQYQHYLTKHRRRRELNRIILLTPNEGLSYQHLKELQAAGLHAELFDKNGRGLFTGQAVEIIDINKLRDEMGDKTVAVDAFENNNLVLIDEGHRGASSGDKGTWMRFRNSLCEQGFSFEYSATFGQAVKGSRQLTDLYARCVLFDYSYKYFHGDGYGKEYQILNLDAQTQENALEVYLIACMLSFFQQLRLYREQATACRPFHIEKPLWVFVGSRVTASLSQKEASDIVEILRFIGRFLGERATSVAHIRRVLTEGLITVDGRNLFAGRFAYLNGLGLSAGQLFEEIQTILFNAPGGGALHVENLKGVPGEIALRVGDNDPFGVINVGDDSKLCKLCEGKNHLLVGDRDFENSLFKQINEPQSSINLLIGAKKFTEGWNSWRVSTMGLMNVGKTEGAQIIQLFGRGVRLKGYGQSLKRSTCLNLPDEVVRPSHLNTLETLNIFGIKADYMAQFREFLEEEGLPANEERIEFFLPVIRNLGSKKLKTIRLKKTINGVSTEFGDAFKKLGPVPALAVPNPGKETATRYLQNNPVVLNWYPKIQSLRSTGTGRVDEDSQPNQGKLTREHIAFLDLDALYFELQRFKAERAWHNLNLQREALAELLADQSWYRLLIPEAELTFDSFEKVHLWQELAEALLKKYCERYYFFRKKEWELPHLEYRLLDATDPNFPQVSEEFPEGYYRILVEESQIEIVEKLKEIKAQIDKGHLKPWQFAGLHAIPFSRHLYEPLLHLAGSAVEISPVPLNRGEHRFVGDLKAYHDSAPFLLDGKELYLLRNLSKGRGVGFFEADNFHPDFILWLIADGREYISFVDPKGIRNLGFQDPKIQFYKTIKEIENRLGDPSVTLNSFVISNTPGHEMEQLWGVDRQQMEACHILFQQDGANHYIHNLLREAVSVDLCVLEG, from the coding sequence ATGGCGGCCAAGAAAAAAAACAAAAAGCCCCAGGTGCCGTTTACATATAAGCTGGTGCTCAACCAGTGGCTGTTCAGTCTTTTCGGAATGCCTTCCAGTGACGGATTTTACACCTGGAACGGCAAGAAGCTGCCGCTGCTGGAAGCTTTTAAAGAAAAATTTCAAATCGGCGAAAACAGTCCAGCCGGGCTGGATGAAAATAACATCCACCGTTTCTATAAAGCCCTGACCAACCAGGCTGAACCCCGGCCGGCTTTGCCGGATGATCTGCTGCTGGAATATGACCAGAACATCGTGCGCCACACCCGGCGCTTAAACGAGCGGCGTCTGGCCCGGGGTGAGGATGCGATTGCCTGGAAATATTTTCAGTACCTGTCGCTGCTTTTTACCGAAATCTATCTGGACCGCTACTTTGCCGACCCGAATGCCCTGTTGGCCGCTTTCAACGAGCAGATCCGGTATTACAATCAGGACAAACCCGAGGCGGATCAGGTGGCGCTGCTGGACCCGGAAGGTGATGTCAATGGGCAGTTGAACAAGCTCGCCTTCTGGAGCGCCACAGGATCGGGCAAAACGTTGATCATGCACGCCAATATTCTGCAATACCAGCATTATCTGACCAAACACCGCCGACGTCGGGAGCTCAACCGGATCATCCTGCTCACCCCGAACGAAGGGTTGAGTTATCAGCACCTGAAAGAATTGCAGGCGGCAGGGCTTCATGCGGAATTGTTTGACAAAAACGGTCGTGGCCTGTTTACCGGCCAGGCAGTGGAAATCATTGATATCAATAAACTGCGTGATGAAATGGGGGATAAGACCGTTGCAGTGGATGCCTTTGAAAACAACAATCTGGTATTGATCGACGAAGGCCACCGGGGGGCCAGTTCCGGTGACAAAGGCACCTGGATGCGCTTTCGCAATTCATTGTGCGAGCAGGGGTTTTCCTTTGAGTACTCGGCCACTTTTGGCCAGGCCGTCAAAGGTAGCCGACAACTGACCGATTTGTACGCCCGCTGCGTGCTGTTTGATTATTCGTATAAATATTTCCACGGCGACGGTTACGGCAAGGAATACCAGATTCTGAACCTGGACGCCCAGACCCAGGAAAACGCTCTGGAAGTCTACCTTATCGCATGTATGTTGTCGTTTTTCCAGCAACTGCGTCTGTACCGGGAGCAGGCGACTGCATGCCGGCCGTTTCATATTGAAAAACCGCTGTGGGTTTTTGTCGGGAGCCGGGTGACCGCTTCGCTGTCTCAAAAGGAAGCCTCCGACATTGTCGAAATTCTGCGTTTTATCGGTCGTTTTCTGGGCGAGCGGGCAACCAGCGTCGCCCATATTCGTCGCGTTCTGACGGAAGGACTGATCACCGTTGATGGCCGCAACCTGTTTGCCGGGCGTTTTGCCTACCTGAATGGATTGGGGCTTTCCGCCGGCCAACTGTTTGAAGAAATTCAGACAATCCTGTTCAATGCGCCAGGGGGCGGTGCCCTGCACGTGGAGAACCTGAAGGGGGTCCCCGGAGAGATTGCCCTGCGAGTGGGGGATAATGATCCCTTTGGGGTGATAAACGTTGGCGATGACAGCAAGCTGTGTAAACTTTGCGAGGGTAAAAATCATCTATTAGTGGGGGATCGTGATTTCGAAAATTCTTTGTTCAAACAGATTAACGAACCACAATCATCAATCAATTTACTGATCGGCGCCAAAAAATTCACCGAAGGATGGAACAGCTGGCGGGTCAGCACCATGGGGTTGATGAATGTGGGAAAAACCGAAGGCGCACAAATCATCCAGCTTTTCGGCCGCGGGGTTCGTTTAAAGGGGTATGGGCAAAGTCTGAAACGCAGCACCTGTCTAAATCTCCCGGATGAGGTGGTCCGCCCATCGCATTTGAACACATTGGAGACGTTGAATATTTTTGGCATCAAAGCCGACTACATGGCCCAGTTCCGGGAGTTTCTGGAGGAAGAAGGCCTGCCCGCCAATGAAGAACGGATTGAATTTTTCCTGCCGGTCATCCGCAACCTGGGCAGCAAAAAGCTCAAGACGATTCGGTTAAAAAAGACCATCAATGGTGTCAGCACCGAGTTCGGCGATGCCTTCAAAAAGCTGGGGCCAGTACCTGCACTGGCGGTGCCTAATCCTGGTAAGGAGACCGCGACGCGCTACCTGCAAAACAACCCGGTGGTATTGAACTGGTACCCCAAGATTCAGTCCCTTCGCTCCACCGGGACTGGCAGGGTTGATGAGGACAGTCAGCCAAACCAGGGAAAGTTGACCCGCGAACACATTGCTTTTCTGGATCTGGATGCCCTCTATTTTGAATTGCAACGCTTCAAGGCTGAACGCGCCTGGCACAACCTGAACTTGCAGCGTGAGGCACTTGCGGAATTGTTGGCGGATCAGAGCTGGTACCGGCTGCTGATCCCTGAGGCTGAACTGACGTTCGACTCATTCGAAAAGGTCCATCTGTGGCAAGAGTTGGCTGAGGCATTACTCAAAAAATATTGTGAACGATATTATTTCTTTCGCAAAAAAGAATGGGAGTTGCCTCACCTGGAATATCGCCTCCTGGATGCAACCGACCCCAATTTTCCGCAAGTAAGCGAGGAATTTCCAGAGGGCTACTACCGCATTCTGGTGGAAGAATCTCAAATCGAAATCGTCGAAAAACTCAAGGAAATCAAGGCGCAGATCGACAAAGGCCATCTGAAGCCCTGGCAATTTGCCGGCCTGCACGCCATCCCGTTTAGCCGGCATTTATATGAACCACTGCTGCACCTGGCCGGTTCCGCAGTGGAGATCAGTCCGGTTCCACTGAACCGGGGCGAGCATCGTTTCGTGGGTGACCTGAAAGCATACCACGACTCAGCCCCCTTTTTATTGGACGGCAAGGAACTTTATCTGCTGCGCAACCTGAGCAAAGGCAGAGGCGTGGGTTTTTTCGAAGCCGACAATTTTCACCCGGATTTTATTCTCTGGCTGATTGCCGACGGCCGTGAGTACATTTCCTTTGTTGACCCCAAGGGTATCCGGAACCTTGGTTTTCAAGACCCCAAAATTCAGTTCTATAAAACGATCAAGGAGATAGAAAATCGTCTTGGTGATCCATCCGTGACATTAAACAGTTTCGTCATATCCAACACACCGGGCCATGAAATGGAGCAGCTCTGGGGTGTTGACAGGCAACAAATGGAGGCATGCCATATTCTATTCCAACAGGATGGAGCAAATCACTATATTCATAATCTGCTCCGGGAAGCTGTGTCGGTAGATCTTTGTGTTTTAGAAGGATAA
- a CDS encoding DNA methyltransferase produces the protein MSQNPAFDKLIRLLKELFQLDQPDLDFSLYRIMHARAREISQFLDRDLLPQVQAAFSQYQSSDKAELEKELTDMIAGIEKAGMDPEASPKVKELRRKIAEQGVDVSGLEHEVYDHLYKFFRRYYHEGDFLAKRVYKPGVYAIPYEGEEVKLHWANKDQYYIKTSEYLRDYAFVLKPEAKDNPMRVHFRLVDVAEGEHGNIKAGEDQNRVFILAREDFIAEEDGEAGSELVIRFEYRPATLADWSDEAKQQATEAARKKPPIQKVLRDDAVRRILAIEDETLTPWLAELVKPHIKANDEQADYSRLAGHLNRYTARNTFDYFIHKDLGGFLRRELDFYIKNEVMFLDDIESETVPRVEQYLSKIKVIRQIAGKIIDFLAQLENFQKKLWLKKKFVTETSWCIRAGCIPEGFYPEIAANDKQREEWVSLHAIDEIEGDLLTDGYSEPITSEFLKAHPTLMVDTRHFDEGFTQRLLEAMGDIDGQTDGVLINAENFSALSVTQQKYERKIDAIYVDPPYNTDASAILYKNNYKNSSWLSLMNDRICLSRPLLRAAGIFCSAIDDEQFTELKQLLSVAFSKEVGVAAVRSNPQSRKSRGTFSPSHEYAIFYADSHEGAPGALAMTDKRLARYPKKDEKGNYAWMNFIRTGTNDKRSDRPKLFYPIFVSDNNDIRIPDMEWSGDIEPYGAYVLKEDPASNETIVYPVAVQNGNTIEKNWHRGHIRVQSDFNEYRARRDNAGKISIDFKTRIDEESTPITWWDRKEYASSNYGAAELKALFGEKPFDFPKALALVSDCIRASTSYIDSTILDYFTGSGTTGHAVINLNREDGGQRKFILVEMGDYFDTVLLPRLKKVTFSPEWKNGKPKRLATDEEAERSPRMMKVIRLESYEDALNNLEIHRSEDQGSLLKFAGAQGPDRLREQYLLRYMLDVETRESQSLLNIAAFTDPTAYRLKIKRPGSEETREINVDLIETFNWLIGLTVESMAAPQTVTAAFKSDSDPDLPKDVPRRLLIDGRVREAADGPWWFRTVTGTTPDGRKTLVIWRKLTGDPEQDNLVLDEWFQKQGYSSKDSEFDLIYVNGDNNLENLRQPEVTWKVRLIEQDFHRLMFEEAAS, from the coding sequence ATGAGCCAAAATCCAGCCTTTGATAAACTCATCCGCCTGTTAAAAGAGCTGTTTCAGCTTGATCAACCAGACCTGGACTTTAGCCTTTACCGCATCATGCATGCCCGGGCACGGGAAATCAGCCAGTTTCTGGACCGGGACCTGCTGCCCCAGGTGCAGGCCGCCTTCAGCCAGTACCAGTCCTCCGACAAGGCCGAGCTGGAAAAAGAACTAACAGATATGATTGCCGGCATTGAGAAAGCCGGCATGGACCCGGAGGCTTCCCCAAAGGTGAAAGAGCTGCGCCGGAAGATCGCCGAGCAGGGCGTGGATGTCAGCGGGCTGGAGCATGAAGTTTACGACCATCTGTACAAATTTTTTCGCCGCTACTACCATGAAGGCGATTTTCTGGCCAAGCGCGTCTATAAGCCAGGCGTTTACGCCATCCCTTACGAAGGCGAAGAGGTCAAACTGCACTGGGCCAACAAGGACCAATACTACATCAAAACCAGCGAATACCTTCGCGATTACGCCTTTGTCTTGAAGCCCGAAGCCAAAGACAACCCCATGCGCGTGCATTTTCGCCTGGTTGACGTGGCCGAAGGCGAACACGGCAATATCAAAGCCGGCGAGGACCAAAACCGGGTTTTTATTCTGGCCCGGGAAGACTTTATCGCCGAGGAAGACGGGGAAGCCGGCAGTGAGCTGGTGATTCGCTTTGAATACCGCCCCGCCACCCTGGCGGACTGGTCCGATGAGGCAAAACAGCAGGCCACTGAAGCGGCCAGGAAAAAGCCGCCAATTCAGAAGGTCCTGCGCGACGATGCTGTGCGCCGCATCCTGGCCATTGAAGATGAAACACTGACGCCCTGGCTGGCGGAACTGGTCAAACCCCACATCAAGGCAAACGATGAGCAAGCCGACTACAGCCGCCTGGCCGGGCATTTAAACCGCTATACCGCCCGCAACACCTTCGACTACTTCATCCACAAGGACCTGGGCGGTTTTCTGCGCCGGGAGCTGGATTTTTATATCAAAAACGAAGTCATGTTCCTGGACGACATCGAATCCGAGACAGTCCCGCGCGTGGAGCAGTACCTGTCCAAAATCAAGGTCATCCGGCAGATCGCCGGCAAGATTATCGACTTTCTGGCACAACTGGAAAACTTCCAGAAAAAACTCTGGCTGAAAAAAAAGTTTGTCACGGAAACCTCCTGGTGCATTCGGGCGGGCTGCATTCCCGAAGGGTTCTACCCCGAAATTGCGGCCAATGATAAACAACGAGAAGAATGGGTCAGCCTGCATGCCATTGATGAGATTGAGGGTGATCTGCTTACCGATGGCTACAGTGAACCGATCACGTCAGAGTTTCTCAAAGCGCATCCTACGCTGATGGTGGATACACGGCATTTTGACGAAGGCTTTACCCAGCGGCTATTGGAGGCGATGGGGGATATTGATGGGCAGACGGATGGGGTGTTAATTAACGCTGAAAATTTTTCTGCGCTATCGGTGACTCAACAAAAATACGAACGTAAGATTGATGCTATATACGTTGATCCGCCTTATAATACTGACGCCTCGGCAATTCTCTACAAAAACAACTACAAGAACTCCTCATGGCTATCACTGATGAACGACCGAATATGTCTATCCAGGCCTTTACTTCGGGCAGCAGGAATATTTTGCTCAGCTATTGATGATGAACAGTTTACTGAGCTGAAGCAACTGCTGTCGGTAGCCTTTTCAAAAGAGGTTGGAGTGGCCGCTGTAAGATCAAATCCACAAAGTCGAAAGTCGCGTGGCACCTTCTCTCCGTCGCATGAATATGCGATTTTCTATGCTGATTCACACGAAGGAGCTCCAGGCGCTTTAGCAATGACAGACAAACGCTTGGCGCGGTATCCCAAAAAAGACGAGAAAGGTAATTACGCATGGATGAACTTCATACGAACCGGGACAAATGACAAAAGATCTGATCGACCAAAGCTTTTTTATCCAATTTTTGTCTCGGATAACAATGATATCCGCATTCCTGACATGGAATGGTCCGGAGATATTGAGCCTTATGGTGCCTATGTCCTAAAAGAGGACCCAGCGAGCAATGAGACAATCGTATACCCTGTGGCGGTACAGAATGGAAATACCATAGAGAAAAATTGGCATCGTGGTCATATACGGGTTCAATCTGACTTCAATGAATATCGAGCGCGAAGAGATAACGCTGGAAAGATTAGCATCGACTTTAAGACAAGGATTGATGAGGAGTCCACGCCAATAACTTGGTGGGATAGGAAAGAGTACGCATCTTCCAACTATGGAGCAGCAGAGTTAAAGGCTTTGTTCGGTGAAAAACCCTTCGATTTCCCTAAGGCGCTCGCATTGGTTTCGGACTGCATCCGTGCTTCAACAAGCTACATTGATTCAACGATATTGGATTACTTCACTGGCTCCGGCACCACCGGCCACGCAGTCATAAACCTTAACCGCGAAGACGGAGGTCAGCGCAAATTCATTTTGGTCGAAATGGGCGACTACTTCGACACTGTCCTGCTCCCTCGCCTGAAAAAAGTCACCTTCTCGCCGGAATGGAAAAACGGCAAGCCCAAACGCCTGGCAACCGACGAGGAAGCCGAACGCTCTCCGCGCATGATGAAGGTGATCCGTCTTGAATCCTATGAAGATGCCTTGAACAACTTGGAAATCCACCGCAGCGAAGACCAGGGCTCGTTGCTCAAATTTGCCGGGGCGCAAGGGCCTGACCGCCTGCGCGAGCAGTACCTGCTGCGCTATATGCTGGATGTTGAAACCCGGGAAAGCCAGTCGCTGCTAAACATCGCCGCCTTTACCGACCCCACCGCCTACCGGCTTAAAATCAAGCGGCCCGGCAGCGAGGAGACCCGCGAGATCAACGTGGACCTGATAGAAACCTTTAACTGGCTGATCGGGCTGACGGTGGAATCCATGGCCGCGCCGCAAACCGTCACTGCCGCCTTCAAGAGCGACAGCGACCCGGACCTGCCGAAAGACGTCCCCCGCCGCCTGTTGATTGACGGACGTGTGCGTGAAGCCGCTGACGGCCCCTGGTGGTTTCGCACCGTCACCGGCACCACCCCGGATGGCCGCAAGACCCTGGTGATCTGGCGCAAGCTTACCGGCGATCCGGAACAGGATAACCTGGTGCTGGATGAATGGTTCCAGAAGCAGGGTTATTCCAGCAAGGACAGCGAATTCGATCTGATCTACGTCAACGGCGACAACAACCTGGAAAACCTGCGCCAGCCGGAAGTGACCTGGAAAGTCCGCCTCATCGAGCAAGACTTTCACCGGCTGATGTTTGAGGAGGCCGCATCATGA
- a CDS encoding YraN family protein gives MHIEKEIKLSCRVLAPQEWSNDQRGNFFEEIAGKLLRKQRYKIIERVRFTGMEIDLIADHLDTNERAFVECKFLSDPFSANVIDLLIGKVIRRNVRIAYLFSTSNPGKEAKGVLDELSAQNNTANTPKLAFIGPDTIVDMLIDVYNLPSLQSIFETKNVFTSACLFLYPNLPPFWVIEEHREGIPFRAVVIPAKGDQTLSKEPIKRIFFEYKLYQGLDLHVQNKMASSDYPAEPGPESVETVSQVAEAESLDDYRPCRPEYFIGRYNTQKEIWQFLNKVRKGDTTTRLLALTAQSGFGKSSLIIKLASRFRNQKWKNKFYLYPVDSRSAKGPLFVAKALKAGFESAINSRFVKISQSAVNIDSTEGMLKSNTIQKILNELKRTKRVLVIFFDQFEELFTKDELFSTFESFKKLAFEANAEQSNLVIGFSWRTGITLSDDNPAYHVWHELSDHRISINLGEFESGESSQMVGQFEKALKQKMINPLRRRLLEQGRGMPWLLKKLCIHLYHEIKKGVSQDELVIKRLNVSALFDADTVPLTAHQNNCLKYIARNSPADILDVLDKFDQDTVNRLYNRRLIIRAGQRYAVYWDIFRDFLVEGVVPIIPWTYVPQVALPIIIRSFLLINKHGPLNLEQLASELEYTPKTVNNLIGDLQGFLLVEKNSDDKFAVKDELVNANLETLAEYLFTQLKEHVILHSLLKMIKPGQKAGIDDFKDIIKTSYSLTTLKAQTIEVYANRFLPYLRFAGAIEHNGDILVRPTGKGKEFGKIDIPSRRGRGGGDHGAIFLGASGPEKAIKLAKRLKLNGKLSKETVVQEGFRNSANDLIALNVAIWKDKSLFPTDILSDNSIDKIHSIIGNRAKSTNFLSTALSTFQTTEKPSASKIGSYISNKLERGWSDGSKKRYGGAAKRWIAYFGMKS, from the coding sequence ATGCATATTGAGAAAGAAATTAAACTATCCTGCCGTGTTCTTGCACCACAAGAATGGTCGAATGATCAACGTGGCAATTTTTTTGAAGAAATAGCAGGTAAGTTGTTGAGGAAACAAAGGTATAAAATTATAGAACGGGTTCGTTTTACTGGAATGGAAATTGATTTAATAGCTGATCACCTTGATACAAATGAACGTGCCTTCGTAGAATGTAAATTTTTATCAGATCCCTTTTCTGCGAATGTTATCGATTTGCTTATTGGTAAGGTAATAAGACGGAACGTTCGAATTGCTTATCTTTTTTCTACTTCGAATCCAGGCAAGGAGGCAAAAGGTGTCTTGGATGAATTAAGCGCTCAGAACAATACCGCTAATACACCAAAACTAGCATTTATTGGACCAGATACGATAGTGGACATGTTGATAGATGTCTATAATCTTCCTTCATTGCAATCTATTTTTGAAACAAAAAATGTTTTCACGAGCGCTTGTTTGTTTTTATACCCGAACCTACCTCCATTTTGGGTTATAGAAGAGCATCGGGAGGGTATTCCTTTCAGGGCGGTTGTAATACCAGCAAAAGGTGATCAAACACTTTCTAAAGAACCAATTAAGAGAATATTTTTTGAATATAAATTGTACCAAGGCCTCGATTTGCATGTACAAAATAAAATGGCCAGTTCAGATTATCCGGCCGAGCCAGGCCCCGAATCAGTAGAAACCGTTTCGCAAGTAGCCGAAGCAGAATCATTAGATGATTATAGGCCTTGCAGACCAGAATATTTTATCGGCCGCTATAACACCCAAAAGGAGATATGGCAATTTCTTAATAAAGTAAGAAAGGGAGATACTACCACTAGATTATTAGCACTTACTGCTCAATCAGGGTTTGGTAAATCATCACTGATAATTAAACTTGCTTCAAGGTTTAGAAATCAAAAATGGAAAAATAAATTCTATTTGTATCCGGTTGATTCTCGCTCGGCGAAGGGGCCTCTTTTCGTAGCAAAAGCCTTAAAAGCAGGTTTTGAGTCTGCAATTAACTCAAGGTTTGTAAAAATTTCTCAATCTGCTGTAAATATTGATAGCACAGAAGGAATGCTTAAAAGTAACACTATTCAAAAAATTTTGAACGAACTCAAAAGAACTAAAAGAGTATTGGTAATATTTTTTGATCAATTCGAAGAATTGTTCACCAAAGATGAACTCTTTTCAACATTTGAGTCCTTTAAAAAATTAGCATTTGAAGCGAATGCGGAACAAAGCAATTTAGTAATCGGATTTTCTTGGAGGACCGGAATAACGCTATCTGATGATAATCCGGCATATCATGTCTGGCATGAATTGAGTGACCACCGTATATCTATAAATCTCGGCGAATTTGAAAGTGGCGAATCTTCTCAGATGGTTGGGCAATTTGAGAAAGCCCTAAAGCAAAAAATGATAAACCCTTTGCGAAGACGTCTTTTAGAACAAGGCAGAGGGATGCCATGGCTTCTGAAAAAATTATGTATTCACCTATACCATGAAATAAAAAAAGGAGTATCTCAAGACGAATTGGTCATCAAGAGGCTCAATGTATCAGCATTGTTTGATGCTGACACTGTACCTCTGACTGCTCACCAAAACAACTGCCTAAAATACATTGCCAGAAATTCTCCTGCAGATATTTTGGATGTATTAGATAAATTTGATCAAGACACAGTAAATCGTCTTTATAACAGGAGGCTAATAATTAGGGCCGGGCAGAGATATGCTGTTTATTGGGATATTTTTAGAGATTTTTTAGTTGAAGGAGTGGTTCCAATTATTCCATGGACCTATGTCCCACAAGTGGCATTGCCGATAATAATTCGTTCATTCCTCCTGATTAATAAGCATGGGCCTTTAAATCTGGAGCAACTTGCTTCGGAGCTTGAATATACGCCAAAAACTGTAAATAACCTGATTGGTGATCTTCAGGGATTTTTGTTAGTAGAGAAAAATTCGGATGATAAGTTTGCCGTTAAGGATGAACTAGTTAATGCGAACTTAGAAACTTTAGCAGAATATTTATTCACTCAATTAAAAGAACATGTCATTTTGCATAGTCTCTTAAAAATGATTAAGCCTGGACAGAAAGCGGGCATAGATGATTTCAAAGATATAATAAAAACCTCGTATTCATTAACAACTCTTAAAGCTCAAACCATAGAAGTATATGCGAATCGATTTCTACCATATTTAAGGTTCGCAGGTGCGATTGAACATAATGGTGATATTTTAGTACGTCCAACCGGTAAGGGTAAGGAGTTTGGAAAAATAGACATTCCTTCTCGTAGGGGGCGAGGAGGTGGTGATCACGGGGCAATTTTTTTGGGTGCGTCCGGACCTGAAAAGGCTATAAAATTAGCAAAACGATTAAAACTAAATGGAAAGTTATCAAAAGAGACGGTTGTTCAGGAAGGATTTAGAAATTCAGCAAATGATTTAATTGCTTTAAATGTAGCGATTTGGAAAGATAAAAGTTTATTTCCGACAGATATCTTATCAGATAATTCAATAGATAAAATTCATAGTATCATAGGTAATAGAGCGAAAAGCACAAATTTTTTATCAACTGCACTATCAACCTTTCAAACGACAGAAAAGCCATCAGCTTCAAAGATTGGAAGTTATATTTCAAACAAATTGGAGCGCGGATGGTCCGATGGATCGAAAAAGAGGTACGGCGGTGCTGCAAAGAGATGGATAGCCTATTTTGGTATGAAATCTTAA
- a CDS encoding ATP-binding protein, with protein MFDSIAKLMEKIHLGEDSFLELKEVRISGKRVAAPHRDSLADELAAFANAKGGVCVLGVDDTSREILGIPLDKLDLVTDFVRQTCLDSVTPPLNPVIERLSLPAVTGDELAVLKVEVGRSLWVHRSPGGYMHRVGDEKREMTPDFLARLFQQRSQARIIRFDEQPVPDAALDDLEPSLWQRFATPRTRDDRDGLLRKLGIAALDGDNLRPSLAGVLMAGKDPRRWLPNAYIQAVAYRGTGIRPAGDQPYQLDAADITGSLDQQVMAACSFVKRNMRTAARKQAGREDVPQFDLTAVFEAMVNAVAHRDYSMQDAKIRLRLFADRLEIYSPGTIPNTMTVDSLPYRQAARNETITSLLAKCGVPDEEGLQTGRSAMMDKRGEGVSIILENSESLSGRVPEYRLVDDSELLLIIYAAAVSAGKESEA; from the coding sequence ATGTTCGACAGCATAGCCAAACTCATGGAAAAAATTCACCTGGGCGAAGATTCCTTTCTCGAACTGAAAGAAGTCCGTATTTCAGGAAAACGGGTTGCCGCTCCGCACCGCGATTCGCTGGCTGACGAGCTGGCGGCGTTTGCCAACGCCAAAGGCGGGGTCTGTGTGCTGGGGGTAGACGATACCAGCCGCGAGATCCTGGGTATTCCCCTGGATAAGCTGGATCTGGTGACGGATTTTGTACGGCAGACCTGCCTGGACTCGGTAACGCCGCCTTTGAATCCCGTTATTGAAAGGCTGTCACTGCCCGCGGTAACCGGCGATGAGCTGGCTGTGCTGAAGGTGGAGGTCGGCCGCAGCCTCTGGGTGCATCGCAGCCCCGGGGGCTATATGCATCGGGTGGGGGATGAGAAACGGGAAATGACGCCGGATTTTCTCGCACGACTGTTTCAGCAACGCAGCCAGGCACGAATCATCCGTTTTGACGAGCAGCCTGTGCCCGATGCTGCACTCGATGATTTAGAGCCTTCCCTTTGGCAACGGTTTGCAACACCGCGCACCCGTGATGACCGGGACGGTCTGCTGCGAAAACTGGGGATAGCAGCCCTGGATGGCGATAACCTGCGCCCGTCATTGGCGGGTGTGCTTATGGCCGGCAAAGACCCTCGCCGATGGCTGCCAAACGCCTATATCCAGGCGGTTGCGTATCGCGGCACCGGGATTCGGCCTGCCGGAGACCAGCCCTATCAACTCGATGCCGCGGATATTACCGGCTCGCTGGATCAGCAGGTAATGGCCGCTTGCAGTTTTGTCAAAAGGAACATGAGAACTGCCGCACGCAAACAAGCCGGGAGGGAGGATGTTCCCCAGTTTGATTTGACGGCGGTATTCGAAGCAATGGTCAATGCGGTCGCCCACAGGGACTATTCCATGCAGGATGCAAAGATACGGCTTCGATTGTTTGCGGATCGGCTGGAGATTTATTCGCCGGGGACTATTCCCAACACCATGACCGTGGACAGCTTGCCCTACCGGCAGGCTGCCCGCAACGAGACGATTACAAGTCTGCTGGCAAAGTGCGGTGTCCCGGATGAAGAAGGCCTGCAGACCGGACGGTCGGCCATGATGGATAAACGCGGGGAGGGTGTTTCGATTATCCTTGAAAACAGCGAGTCCCTTTCCGGTCGTGTCCCGGAGTATCGCCTGGTCGATGACAGCGAGCTGTTGCTGATTATTTATGCGGCGGCGGTTTCAGCCGGCAAAGAATCAGAGGCGTAA